In Salinibaculum sp. SYNS191, the genomic window ACGTCCGGTTCCAGCCTGTTCGATGAGGCCGTAGCGTTCGAGGCTGTTGAGGTACCGCCGACGCATACTCTGGCCGCGTGGCTCCTGGACGCGGCTTGCGTACCGGCCGTGAAGGTCTGTCGCTCGGATGCCCGAACTCCCCGCTTCGCGAATAATTTCGAATATCGCGCGCTGGTGCGTCCCCAGCGACCGAATATGGCGGTCGCGCACGTCGGCCAGCGCCTCTTCCTGGACGTCGTCGACGAGCCCGGACGTAATGGGACACTCGTCCGCACTGGCCGCCTCGGCCGCCCGCCGGAGTAACGCAATCGCTGTCCGAGCGTTACCGACGGCAAGGTCGGCAATGTAGTCAATCGCGTCATCGGCGACGCGGTCGCGCATCAACCCATATTCGACACGGTAATCGAGGATGTCGACCAGCTCGTCATGCGAATACGGGTCAAGATGCATCGTTCGGAACGTCCGCAGCCGACTCCGCGTCTCCGAGTTGATATCCGGGGCTGAGAACAACGAATCCTCGTCGACACAGATGCAGACCAGCGTCACGCCCGGGACATCGTACAGCGCATGCAGCAGGGCGAGGTCGGTCAGCGCGTTCACCTCGTCGATGATGGCAAGAATCTGCGAGTCTGCCTCACGGAGCAACCGGATGTAGTGAGCGCGGGGGGTGCCGTCGGGGCGCTGCGTCCCCAGGTCGGTCTCCCGCACGATCTCGGCGAGCGTCGCTGCAGGCGTCGGATCCGACATACAGTTCGCCAGGCCCCAGCGCACGTCGAACGTCTGTTTCGCTAGTTTCTTTGCGATGTACTTCGCCAGCGTGGTCTTTCCTGACCCAGTCGGGCCGAAAATAAACGCGTTCTCGCCCGAGCGACCATGGGTGAGTGGATCGAGCCACGAGGCCAGTGCGTCTTTCTGTCCATCACGGTGGTACAGGTCACGTGGGATGTATTCCGGGCGGAGCGCTCGGGCGTCAGTTATCATACTCAAAGCGTTCCAATAAGAGACAAGTAAGTGCGAGCCAAGCAGAGTGAAAGTGGTTTTCACCTGTTAACGTCTTATTTATTTATGAAACTGAGTGCGAAATATACGTTTTCGAACTATCAAACCTGGTAATAAGACCTTACTGTTATATGAGGTGATGGTCTACACGTGGCTAGGAACACGCAGTATCACGAGAAGGACATCAGGTTGGGATGGCACCCATCCTGTGTGCAAGTCCAAATAACACGGGCCACTATCTTAGCAGTTGTGGCCCATCTCGTATGCGCTGTGTGTCCGTGAGAAACCATGAAGCTACAACAACTTCGCAACGACGATGGTGCAGTCAGTCCAGTGATTGGCGTGATATTGATGGTCGCAATCACCGTCATTCTGGCAGCCGTCATCGCAACATTCGTCCTCGGTCTCGGTGACCAGGTGAGCGATACAGCGCCGCAGGCAAGTTTTGATTTTGTCGAGAATGGAAATAATATCGATATCACCCACACTGGTGGTGCAACCCTCGACGCAGCCAACATAAATGTCACCTACGGAACCTTCGTTGACGATGCGAATAACTGGGGTGGTGGGACGATATCCGCCGGTGACACATACACAACGAACGATAGCGTCAGTTCCGGAGATACAGTTCGAATTATCTGGGAGAATGATGCAGGAACGGACTCGGCAACCCTGCGCGAATACGAGTACGGCGGCTGATTAACACTGTTTTGAGGCGGTTTTTATGCCGATCGACGATAGGATAGAGATTTCGAAGCACCTTGCTGCAACCTACGCGGGCGGTCGCTACGACGACCCGTGGGGCCGCGTCCAAGAGTACCAGCGTGTGCTCGAATACACAGCCGAGCACCCGAACAAAGGATCGGCAGCTGTCGCGTCCGCACTGGACCTGCCGCGCAGCCGCATTCGTCCATGGATGGAATCGGACAGTCGCCCCGACCCCGTGCGCGCGATTCAGACTGCAGAAGACTACGGCTGGCTCGATCTCTCGTGGAACGACGAACAGTTTGAAGGATTCAATATTCTCGTCGCGTGGATATTTGCTGGCGGCTCAATCGCTACGGAGACGTACGCCCCCATGTTCACGGTCGAGGAAGAGACAATGCGATGCGCCTACACGGCGCTGAAACGCGCGGGTATCACCGATATCGACATAGAGAATGTAGACAGCGAGGGTCGCGCGACAGACCTCCGGCCGGGTGTCGATGGCGTGATTCTCGGACGGTTTCTGGCCGCGCTGGGTGGACCCGTCGGCACGAAAAACGCTGAGCGAGACTTCGCACTACCTTCGTATTTGGATGAAGCGCCAGCAGATGTCCGGATGGAATTCCTGCGAAC contains:
- a CDS encoding type IV pilin N-terminal domain-containing protein, whose translation is MKLQQLRNDDGAVSPVIGVILMVAITVILAAVIATFVLGLGDQVSDTAPQASFDFVENGNNIDITHTGGATLDAANINVTYGTFVDDANNWGGGTISAGDTYTTNDSVSSGDTVRIIWENDAGTDSATLREYEYGG
- a CDS encoding Cdc6/Cdc18 family protein — its product is MITDARALRPEYIPRDLYHRDGQKDALASWLDPLTHGRSGENAFIFGPTGSGKTTLAKYIAKKLAKQTFDVRWGLANCMSDPTPAATLAEIVRETDLGTQRPDGTPRAHYIRLLREADSQILAIIDEVNALTDLALLHALYDVPGVTLVCICVDEDSLFSAPDINSETRSRLRTFRTMHLDPYSHDELVDILDYRVEYGLMRDRVADDAIDYIADLAVGNARTAIALLRRAAEAASADECPITSGLVDDVQEEALADVRDRHIRSLGTHQRAIFEIIREAGSSGIRATDLHGRYASRVQEPRGQSMRRRYLNSLERYGLIEQAGTGRGTRYCVLQIEEA